A region from the Hypnocyclicus thermotrophus genome encodes:
- a CDS encoding adenylate/guanylate cyclase domain-containing protein has translation MTKKTQNFFNEILLYSGQYALFYIIMNFSKDGFKYFNDTGHTILLLILIIQTFFLVYFGKKPIPRFLGSLIAPFFYTLVEFKIDYSFVFNLAHLFFWIFSIIIGSLQAIQLNLKNIKHKKLNEFFITFINITIFLFIYFYFDLKLELLKELNNGVIDEKTFSLKLQINYFNENLKIFLTDPAHIYIIIGGILLAISIAFGRIKILKLNEKIKYLFGIYVDSNIRDKILEDGKGISEKLEATILFSDIRNFTKTSESASPESITKMLNLYFSYWSNIAKKNNGIIDKYIGDAVMIVFKSKTSEIDAVKSAFEMLDSLENIQNILKKEKLPKLENIGIGIHKGEVIAGDIGGNNRLNYTYIGDTVNIASRLESLCKKFQSNIIISKIIFDLLPFKYKKLFIYHNNKILLKGKKEKIKICLYKIINLSYLKYYNCFH, from the coding sequence ATGACTAAAAAAACTCAAAATTTTTTTAATGAAATATTACTTTACTCTGGACAATATGCTTTATTTTATATTATTATGAATTTTAGTAAAGATGGTTTTAAATATTTTAATGATACAGGACACACTATTTTGCTTTTAATATTAATTATTCAAACATTTTTTCTAGTATATTTTGGTAAAAAGCCTATTCCTCGTTTTCTAGGTAGTTTAATTGCACCCTTTTTTTACACTTTAGTTGAATTTAAAATAGATTATTCTTTTGTTTTTAATTTAGCACATCTATTTTTTTGGATATTTTCTATAATTATCGGTAGTTTACAAGCAATACAATTAAATTTAAAAAATATTAAACATAAAAAATTAAATGAATTTTTTATAACCTTTATTAATATTACTATTTTTCTATTTATATATTTTTACTTTGATCTAAAGCTCGAATTATTAAAAGAATTAAATAATGGTGTTATTGATGAAAAAACATTTAGCTTAAAACTACAAATAAATTATTTTAATGAAAATTTGAAAATATTTTTGACTGATCCTGCTCATATTTATATTATAATTGGTGGTATTTTACTTGCGATTTCTATCGCTTTTGGAAGAATAAAAATTCTTAAATTAAATGAAAAAATTAAATACTTATTTGGAATTTATGTAGATTCTAATATTAGAGATAAAATTTTAGAAGATGGTAAAGGCATTTCTGAAAAATTAGAAGCAACAATTTTATTTTCTGATATTCGAAATTTCACTAAAACTAGTGAAAGTGCTTCTCCTGAAAGTATAACCAAAATGCTTAATTTATATTTTTCATATTGGTCAAATATAGCTAAAAAAAATAATGGAATTATTGATAAATATATTGGCGATGCTGTAATGATTGTTTTTAAAAGCAAAACTTCAGAAATAGATGCTGTAAAATCAGCTTTTGAAATGCTTGATTCTTTAGAAAACATTCAAAATATTTTAAAAAAAGAAAAATTACCAAAACTTGAAAATATAGGTATTGGAATACATAAAGGTGAAGTTATTGCAGGTGATATTGGCGGAAATAATAGATTAAATTATACTTATATAGGTGATACTGTTAATATTGCATCTAGATTAGAAAGTTTATGTAAAAAATTTCAAAGCAATATAATTATTAGTAAAATTATTTTTGACTTACTTCCTTTTAAATATAAAAAATTATTTATTTATCATAATAATAAAATTTTATTAAAAGGAAAAAAAGAAAAAATAAAAATTTGTTTGTATAAAATAATTAACTTATCATATCTTAAATATTATAACTGTTTTCATTAA
- a CDS encoding NADH-dependent [FeFe] hydrogenase, group A6 produces the protein METVKIKINGIEVEAPKNSTILTAAKSIGINIPTLCHLNIGSIGFINNHASCRMCVVEVNGNENLYPSCETKVQEGMEIITNSTELMHVRKTVLELLLSNHPKECLTCSKSGECELQTLAQEFKIKDIRFEGEQSTYRIDNSPAIIRDIDKCIMCRRCETMCNSIQTCNILHAVNRGFESVVAPTHEKDLEDTGCTFCGQCVAVCPVGALHERDYTWDVVEALANKKKKVIVQVAPAVRVALGEEFGLEPGTDVTGKIVSALRMMGFDYVFDTNFAADLTIMEEATELKKRVEGYLAKDPDVKLPILTSCCPAWVKFIEHNYPDMLDIPSSAKSPQQMFSVVAKEIWAKDMGVDRNDLVVVSVMPCLAKKYEASREEFSKNGNPDTDISISTRELAELIKQKGFNFTNLPDSEFDAPYGTSSGAADIFGRTGGVIEAATRTAYEWITGNELEKVDFEQLRGLEGIRIAEVPELQIEGSAFRIGIAHGLGAARELLDKIKSGEEVVHAIEIMACKGGCIGGGGQPYHHGNFEIIKKRFEGIQAIDNGKELRKSHENPYIKQLYEKHLGEPMSHKAHELLHTKYFARKKN, from the coding sequence ATGGAAACTGTAAAAATTAAAATTAATGGTATAGAAGTAGAGGCGCCTAAAAATTCAACTATCTTGACAGCAGCTAAAAGTATTGGAATAAATATTCCTACATTATGTCATTTAAACATAGGAAGTATCGGATTTATAAATAATCATGCTTCTTGTAGAATGTGTGTTGTAGAAGTAAATGGGAATGAAAATTTATATCCTTCATGTGAAACAAAAGTTCAAGAAGGAATGGAAATAATTACAAATTCAACAGAACTTATGCATGTAAGAAAAACAGTTTTAGAATTATTATTATCAAATCATCCTAAAGAATGTTTAACTTGTTCTAAATCTGGAGAATGCGAACTTCAAACTTTAGCTCAAGAATTTAAAATAAAAGATATTAGATTTGAAGGGGAACAATCGACATATAGAATTGATAATTCTCCTGCTATTATAAGAGATATAGATAAATGTATAATGTGTAGAAGATGTGAAACTATGTGTAATTCTATTCAAACATGTAATATACTTCATGCTGTAAATAGAGGTTTTGAATCCGTTGTTGCGCCTACACATGAAAAAGATCTTGAAGATACAGGATGTACCTTCTGCGGACAATGTGTCGCTGTATGTCCCGTTGGTGCATTACATGAAAGAGATTACACTTGGGATGTTGTAGAAGCTTTAGCTAATAAAAAGAAAAAAGTTATCGTTCAAGTAGCTCCTGCTGTAAGAGTAGCTCTTGGAGAAGAATTTGGATTAGAACCAGGTACTGATGTAACTGGTAAAATAGTTTCTGCTCTTCGTATGATGGGATTTGATTATGTATTTGATACAAATTTTGCTGCAGATCTTACAATAATGGAGGAAGCTACAGAACTTAAAAAGAGAGTAGAAGGATATTTAGCAAAAGACCCTGATGTAAAACTTCCTATACTTACTTCATGTTGTCCTGCTTGGGTTAAATTTATTGAGCATAATTATCCCGATATGCTTGACATACCTTCTTCAGCAAAATCACCTCAACAAATGTTTAGTGTGGTAGCTAAAGAAATATGGGCAAAAGATATGGGGGTAGACAGAAATGATTTGGTTGTTGTATCTGTTATGCCTTGTCTTGCTAAAAAATATGAAGCAAGTAGAGAAGAGTTTTCAAAAAATGGAAATCCTGATACGGATATCTCAATTTCTACAAGAGAATTAGCCGAATTAATAAAACAAAAAGGATTTAACTTTACAAATCTTCCAGATAGTGAATTTGATGCTCCTTATGGTACTTCAAGTGGTGCTGCTGATATATTTGGAAGAACTGGAGGAGTAATTGAAGCTGCTACTAGAACTGCTTATGAATGGATTACAGGTAATGAACTTGAAAAAGTAGATTTTGAACAGCTAAGAGGACTTGAAGGAATAAGAATTGCAGAAGTTCCAGAACTTCAAATTGAAGGTTCAGCATTTAGAATAGGTATAGCTCATGGACTTGGAGCTGCTAGAGAGTTATTAGATAAAATAAAAAGCGGCGAAGAAGTTGTCCATGCTATAGAAATAATGGCTTGTAAAGGTGGTTGTATCGGTGGTGGAGGTCAACCTTATCACCATGGAAACTTTGAAATTATAAAAAAACGTTTTGAAGGTATTCAAGCTATTGATAATGGAAAAGAATTAAGAAAATCTCATGAAAATCCATATATTAAACAGTTATATGAAAAACATTTAGGAGAACCTATGAGTCATAAAGCTCACGAACTTTTACATACAAAATATTTTGCAAGAAAGAAAAATTGA
- the nuoF gene encoding NADH-quinone oxidoreductase subunit NuoF gives MLKTIEDLKQIKNKFLEKNNEKIQIKVSMATCGITAGADSIYEYFKDEIDRINNNKIVLISTGCMGLCHSEPTIEVTLPGQKPEIYGNVDVKKAENIFKDILYKKVKESDIIISSKQKKIVLRNCGFMDPENIDDAISKDAYFALNKVLTNMSQEEVINEIKKSGLRGRGGGGFPTGLKWEFAYKNKANKKYVVCNADEGDPGAFMDRSVLEGDPHSVLEAMAICGYAIGSDEGIIYIRAEYPLAIERLKIAIKQAEDYGLLGENIFGTNFKFKITLKYGAGAFVCGEETALIHSMEGKRGEPTLKPPFPAEAGYWEKPTNVNNVETYANITAIINKGSDWFRSIGTEKSPGTKVFALAGKVKNVGLIEVPMGTTLRDVIFDIGGGIVGNKAFKAVQTGGPSGGCLTKNELDTPIDFDTLKEQGSMMGSGGMIVMDENDCMVAVAKFYLGFTVDESCGKCTPCRIGNKRLYEILEKITDGKGTLNDLDLLKDLSNTIKRASLCGLGKTAPNPVLSTLDKFYDEYEAHVKDKKCPATVCTNLIKFTITDKCIGCTMCAKVCPTDAILGRVKEKHYIYQERCIKCGSCYNACRFNAIKKA, from the coding sequence ATGCTAAAAACAATAGAAGATTTAAAACAAATTAAAAATAAATTTTTAGAAAAAAATAATGAAAAAATCCAAATAAAAGTATCTATGGCTACATGTGGTATTACAGCGGGCGCTGATAGTATTTATGAATACTTTAAAGATGAAATTGATAGAATTAATAATAATAAAATAGTACTTATATCTACTGGTTGTATGGGGCTTTGCCATTCTGAACCTACTATAGAAGTTACTCTCCCTGGTCAAAAACCTGAAATTTATGGAAATGTAGATGTTAAAAAAGCTGAAAATATATTTAAAGATATTTTATATAAAAAAGTTAAAGAAAGTGATATTATTATAAGTTCTAAGCAAAAAAAAATAGTACTTCGAAATTGTGGATTTATGGATCCAGAGAATATTGATGATGCAATATCAAAAGATGCGTATTTTGCATTAAATAAAGTCCTTACTAATATGTCTCAAGAAGAGGTAATAAATGAAATCAAAAAATCAGGACTTAGAGGTAGAGGTGGAGGTGGATTCCCTACTGGATTAAAATGGGAGTTCGCTTATAAAAATAAAGCTAATAAAAAATATGTTGTCTGTAATGCTGACGAAGGTGACCCTGGTGCTTTTATGGATAGATCTGTGCTTGAAGGTGACCCTCATTCAGTTCTTGAAGCAATGGCAATATGTGGGTATGCTATTGGTTCTGATGAAGGTATTATCTATATTAGAGCTGAATATCCTTTAGCTATTGAAAGATTGAAAATAGCTATAAAACAAGCTGAAGATTATGGACTTTTAGGAGAAAATATATTCGGTACCAATTTCAAGTTTAAAATCACTTTAAAATATGGAGCTGGTGCTTTTGTATGTGGTGAAGAAACTGCTCTTATTCATTCTATGGAAGGGAAAAGAGGAGAACCAACTTTAAAACCACCATTCCCTGCTGAAGCTGGATATTGGGAAAAACCTACAAATGTGAATAATGTTGAAACTTATGCTAATATTACTGCAATTATAAATAAAGGTTCTGACTGGTTTAGAAGCATTGGAACAGAAAAATCACCTGGAACAAAAGTATTTGCATTAGCTGGTAAAGTAAAAAATGTTGGACTTATAGAAGTACCAATGGGAACAACTTTAAGAGACGTCATATTTGATATAGGTGGTGGAATAGTAGGAAATAAAGCTTTTAAAGCTGTACAAACTGGTGGCCCTTCTGGTGGATGTCTTACAAAAAATGAGCTTGATACTCCTATTGATTTTGATACATTAAAGGAACAAGGATCTATGATGGGATCTGGTGGAATGATAGTAATGGATGAAAACGATTGTATGGTCGCCGTTGCTAAGTTTTATTTAGGCTTTACTGTAGATGAATCATGTGGAAAATGTACTCCTTGTAGAATAGGAAATAAAAGACTTTATGAAATTCTTGAAAAAATAACAGATGGAAAAGGCACTCTCAATGATTTAGATTTATTAAAAGACTTATCGAATACAATTAAAAGAGCATCACTTTGTGGGCTTGGGAAAACAGCCCCAAATCCAGTGCTTTCAACTTTAGATAAATTTTATGATGAATATGAAGCACATGTAAAAGATAAAAAATGTCCTGCAACTGTTTGTACTAATTTAATTAAATTTACAATTACAGACAAATGTATTGGTTGTACAATGTGTGCTAAAGTGTGTCCAACAGATGCAATACTTGGTAGAGTAAAAGAAAAACATTATATCTATCAAGAAAGATGTATCAAATGTGGTTCTTGTTATAACGCTTGTAGATTTAACGCAATTAAGAAAGCATAG
- the glgD gene encoding glucose-1-phosphate adenylyltransferase subunit GlgD, which yields METLALILAGGRGSRLDILSEKRVKPSVPFAGKFRIIDFTLSNCSNSGIFDIGILTQYLPLSLNEHIRVGKPWDFDRRDGGVTLLQPHSKWYKGTADAVKLNIEYIKRQNSKYVLILSGDHIYKMDYRKLINFHKEKGADLTISVQPVPIEEASRFGILEADENKKIHKFVEKPAEPKSNLASMGIYVFNTDVLIKALETTEAEDLDFGKHIIPKLIEKSNVFAYEFKDYWKDVGTYDSYLEANLDLTNTVDKIELDMYDKNWVIHTRSEERPAVKFGTKAKVTQSLISNGCIIAGEVDRCVFGPGVIVNPGAVVKNAIIFNDTVIEEGTIIDGAIIDKEVKIGKNCKIGFGEDYSANKEKPHLLSSGLNVLGKGVEVPDGTVIERNCRIFGRVKSNVFEANNKYIKTGSTLKVEE from the coding sequence ATGGAAACTTTAGCATTAATACTCGCAGGTGGAAGAGGTTCAAGACTAGATATATTATCTGAAAAAAGAGTTAAACCAAGTGTGCCTTTTGCAGGTAAATTTAGAATAATTGATTTCACTCTAAGTAACTGTTCAAATTCTGGAATTTTTGATATTGGTATTCTTACTCAATATTTACCATTATCTCTTAATGAACATATTAGAGTAGGTAAACCTTGGGATTTTGATAGAAGAGATGGAGGAGTTACTCTACTTCAACCACATTCTAAATGGTATAAAGGAACTGCTGATGCTGTAAAATTAAATATTGAATATATAAAAAGACAAAATTCAAAATATGTATTAATTTTATCAGGTGATCATATTTATAAAATGGATTATAGAAAACTTATTAATTTTCATAAAGAAAAAGGAGCAGATCTAACAATAAGTGTACAACCAGTACCTATCGAAGAAGCTAGTAGATTTGGAATACTAGAAGCAGATGAAAACAAAAAAATTCATAAATTTGTTGAAAAACCTGCTGAACCAAAATCAAATTTAGCATCTATGGGTATTTATGTATTTAATACAGATGTATTAATTAAAGCTCTTGAAACAACAGAAGCTGAAGATCTTGATTTTGGAAAACATATTATTCCTAAACTTATTGAAAAATCAAATGTTTTTGCTTATGAGTTTAAAGACTATTGGAAAGATGTTGGTACTTATGATTCTTATTTAGAAGCTAACCTTGATTTAACAAATACTGTTGATAAAATAGAGCTTGATATGTATGACAAAAATTGGGTAATTCATACAAGAAGTGAGGAAAGACCGGCTGTAAAATTTGGAACCAAAGCAAAAGTAACACAATCACTTATATCTAATGGATGTATCATAGCTGGAGAAGTGGATAGATGTGTATTTGGTCCTGGAGTTATTGTCAATCCTGGAGCAGTTGTCAAAAATGCTATTATTTTTAATGATACTGTTATAGAAGAAGGAACTATTATTGATGGGGCTATAATTGATAAAGAAGTAAAAATTGGTAAAAATTGTAAAATAGGGTTTGGAGAGGATTATTCAGCAAATAAAGAAAAACCACATTTATTAAGTAGTGGTTTAAACGTTCTTGGTAAAGGTGTTGAAGTACCTGATGGAACTGTAATAGAAAGAAATTGTAGAATATTTGGAAGAGTTAAAAGTAATGTGTTTGAAGCAAATAATAAATATATAAAAACTGGTAGTACTCTAAAAGTGGAGGAATAG
- the lgt gene encoding prolipoprotein diacylglyceryl transferase, which yields MKYTYYTRSDKMNPVFLRLGPLEIRYYGLMYALSFIIGLKLAKISAKEKNISEEFIEKYVMNAIIAGLIGGRLYYVIFNYKYYFKYPLEIPAVWHGGMAIHGAIIFGFLWSIVFAKLHKVNFWIFTDIASPLLILGQAIGRFGNFMNGEIHGVPTFTPLRIIFSIKPKFYEWYNYYNSLSLSEQMNYKEIVPWGIVFPNNSPAGMEFPNTAVHPAMLYELVLNFLAFLSLWFFFKKKNYKPGVLTGIYIIEYSLIRIFVSFFRAEDLMFFDFRAPHVISFILIIFATILIITKSKKIK from the coding sequence ATTAAATACACATATTATACAAGGAGTGATAAAATGAATCCTGTTTTTTTAAGATTAGGTCCTTTAGAAATACGATACTACGGTCTTATGTACGCATTATCATTTATTATTGGATTAAAATTGGCTAAGATTAGTGCTAAAGAAAAAAATATAAGTGAAGAATTTATTGAAAAATATGTAATGAATGCAATAATTGCTGGCCTTATTGGTGGTAGACTTTACTATGTTATTTTCAACTATAAATATTATTTTAAATATCCATTAGAAATTCCAGCTGTTTGGCATGGTGGAATGGCTATACATGGCGCTATTATTTTTGGTTTTTTATGGTCTATTGTTTTTGCTAAACTTCATAAAGTTAATTTTTGGATTTTTACTGACATCGCTTCTCCTTTACTTATTTTAGGTCAAGCTATTGGTAGATTTGGTAATTTTATGAATGGGGAAATACATGGCGTTCCTACTTTTACACCATTAAGAATAATATTTTCTATAAAACCTAAATTTTATGAATGGTATAATTACTACAATTCATTATCTTTAAGTGAACAAATGAATTATAAAGAAATTGTTCCGTGGGGAATAGTCTTTCCAAATAATTCACCTGCTGGAATGGAATTCCCAAATACAGCAGTGCATCCAGCTATGCTTTACGAACTTGTTTTAAATTTTTTAGCATTTTTATCTCTTTGGTTTTTCTTTAAAAAGAAAAATTATAAGCCTGGAGTGTTAACAGGAATTTACATCATAGAATATTCATTAATCAGAATTTTTGTAAGTTTCTTTAGAGCAGAAGATCTTATGTTTTTTGACTTTAGAGCTCCACATGTCATTAGTTTTATATTAATTATTTTTGCTACTATTTTAATAATAACAAAATCTAAAAAAATAAAATAA
- a CDS encoding FprA family A-type flavoprotein produces the protein MHNIVKISDTVYWIGTNDRRSDRFENMWPLDKGVSYNSYCIKDEKVAIIDTVEFSTHGAYLQKIEEILDGKNIDYLIVNHMEPDHSGAIEQLIFRYPNIKIVGNKKTIGLLKGFYNIENNLLEIKEGEELSLGKHKLTFAMIPMVHWPESMITYDKTDKILFSNDAFGSFGALDGGVFDYELNIDFYEDEMRRYYSNIVGKYGMQVQMALKKLANLEFEYICPSHGPIWRDEIKNIISKYDKWSRLEPEDKGVVVVYGTMYGNTAKSANIIARKLAEEGIRNIKVFDASKTHQSYILSEIWRYKGLIIGSCAYNTSTYPAIEALLSKLKLYGLKNRYVSAFGTYAWSGGGMKGIKEFAENSKGIELVGEPHDVFCSPKIEDFEKLEQIAIEMANKIKEEN, from the coding sequence ATGCATAATATTGTGAAAATAAGTGACACAGTATATTGGATAGGGACAAATGATAGAAGAAGTGACAGATTTGAAAATATGTGGCCTTTAGATAAAGGTGTTTCATATAATTCTTATTGTATTAAAGATGAAAAAGTAGCTATAATAGATACTGTAGAATTTAGTACACATGGAGCATATTTGCAAAAAATAGAAGAAATATTAGATGGTAAAAATATTGATTATTTAATAGTTAATCATATGGAACCCGATCATTCTGGAGCTATAGAACAATTAATTTTTAGATATCCAAATATAAAAATAGTTGGAAATAAAAAAACAATAGGATTATTAAAAGGTTTTTATAATATTGAAAATAATCTTTTAGAAATAAAAGAGGGAGAAGAATTAAGTTTAGGTAAACATAAACTTACTTTTGCTATGATTCCAATGGTTCATTGGCCAGAATCAATGATTACTTATGATAAAACTGATAAAATACTTTTTTCAAATGATGCTTTCGGAAGTTTTGGAGCACTTGATGGAGGAGTATTTGATTATGAATTAAATATAGATTTTTATGAAGATGAAATGAGAAGATATTATTCAAATATAGTAGGGAAGTATGGTATGCAAGTACAAATGGCATTAAAAAAGCTTGCTAATTTAGAATTTGAATATATTTGTCCTTCACATGGACCAATCTGGCGTGATGAAATAAAAAATATAATAAGTAAATATGATAAATGGAGTAGATTGGAGCCAGAAGATAAAGGAGTAGTTGTTGTATATGGAACTATGTATGGAAATACTGCAAAATCTGCAAATATAATAGCTAGAAAACTTGCAGAAGAAGGAATAAGAAATATAAAAGTATTTGATGCATCTAAGACTCATCAATCATATATTTTAAGTGAAATATGGAGATATAAAGGCTTAATAATAGGATCATGTGCGTACAATACATCTACTTATCCAGCAATAGAAGCTTTATTGTCAAAATTAAAATTATATGGATTAAAAAATAGATATGTATCTGCTTTTGGTACTTATGCTTGGAGTGGTGGCGGAATGAAAGGAATAAAAGAATTTGCAGAAAATTCTAAAGGGATAGAATTAGTAGGAGAACCTCATGATGTATTCTGTTCACCAAAAATAGAAGATTTTGAAAAATTAGAACAAATAGCTATAGAAATGGCAAATAAAATAAAAGAAGAAAATTAG
- a CDS encoding NADH-quinone oxidoreductase subunit NuoE family protein encodes MKCTNQVKDSCFRELKDFIDSLETKKGELITVLHKAQEIFGYLPVEVQEFVSEELNIPLSEVYGVISFYSFFTTTPKGEHPISVCMGTACYVNGSEKILDELKRELGIKVGETTQDGKFSLDVLRCVGACGMAPVMLIGKKTYGRVTADEVKNILKEYK; translated from the coding sequence TTGAAATGTACTAATCAAGTAAAAGATAGTTGTTTTAGAGAGTTAAAAGACTTTATTGATTCTCTAGAAACTAAGAAAGGTGAATTAATTACCGTACTTCATAAAGCACAAGAGATTTTTGGTTATTTACCTGTAGAAGTTCAAGAATTCGTTAGTGAGGAATTGAATATTCCTTTATCTGAAGTATATGGCGTTATTAGTTTTTATTCATTTTTTACAACTACTCCAAAAGGCGAACATCCTATATCAGTATGTATGGGAACAGCTTGTTATGTTAATGGATCTGAAAAAATTTTAGATGAATTAAAAAGAGAACTTGGGATAAAAGTAGGAGAAACCACTCAAGATGGTAAGTTTTCTCTTGATGTATTAAGATGTGTAGGTGCTTGTGGAATGGCTCCTGTTATGTTAATTGGTAAAAAAACCTATGGACGTGTGACAGCTGACGAGGTAAAAAATATATTAAAAGAATATAAATAA
- the glgA gene encoding glycogen synthase GlgA has translation MKHLKILFLSSELYPLIKTGGLADVAFALPKALKKRGHDIRVILPKYKLLNSKYISKAKFITKIEFKDEIFNILKIELEGLPIYLIENRAFFERDTLYENEDRDFQFAIYNEIALRFIKEINFKVNIIHCNDWHTGVLPYFLNTKFKNDKFYQNIKTVYSIHNLRFQGVFSSSIFNYLDYPTPNHEINFMKMGIKYADKINTVSKTYAEEIKTDFFGEGLNYELLAREKDLYGIVNGIDTDVFNPETDKHIYFNYNKKSFNKKYKNKEKLQKELKLPQNKDIPLIGIVSRLTSQKGLDLIECIIEELIQTENFQMVVLGTGESRYEELFLELRHKYPEKIATVIGYNAELANKIYAGSDMFLMPSLFEPCGLGQLIALRYGTIPIVRETGGLNDTVKAYNEFTGEGNGFSFTHYNAHDMMYTIRRAIKFYNDKKVWNTLVERALSGDYSWNASAKEYEDLYKSLI, from the coding sequence ATGAAACATTTAAAAATATTATTTTTATCTTCTGAACTTTATCCATTAATAAAAACTGGTGGCCTTGCAGATGTAGCTTTTGCACTTCCTAAAGCATTAAAAAAAAGAGGTCATGATATACGTGTAATTTTACCAAAATATAAATTATTAAACAGTAAATACATCTCAAAAGCAAAATTTATAACTAAAATAGAATTTAAAGATGAAATATTTAATATATTAAAAATAGAACTAGAAGGATTACCAATTTATCTTATTGAAAATAGAGCTTTTTTTGAAAGAGATACACTTTATGAAAATGAAGATAGAGATTTCCAATTTGCAATATATAATGAAATTGCATTAAGGTTTATAAAAGAAATAAATTTTAAAGTTAATATTATTCACTGTAATGATTGGCATACTGGTGTATTACCATATTTTTTAAATACTAAATTTAAAAATGATAAATTTTATCAAAATATAAAAACTGTTTATTCAATACATAATTTAAGATTCCAAGGAGTATTTAGTTCTAGTATATTTAATTATTTAGATTATCCTACTCCTAATCATGAAATTAACTTTATGAAAATGGGAATTAAATATGCTGATAAAATAAATACTGTTAGCAAAACATATGCTGAAGAAATAAAAACTGATTTCTTTGGTGAAGGATTAAATTATGAATTACTCGCTAGAGAAAAAGATTTATATGGTATAGTAAATGGTATTGATACAGATGTATTTAATCCTGAAACAGATAAACATATTTATTTTAATTATAATAAAAAAAGTTTTAATAAAAAATATAAGAATAAAGAAAAACTTCAAAAAGAATTAAAATTACCTCAAAATAAAGATATACCTTTAATTGGAATAGTTTCTAGACTTACTTCTCAAAAAGGCTTAGATTTAATTGAATGTATAATTGAAGAACTTATCCAAACTGAAAATTTTCAAATGGTTGTATTAGGTACTGGAGAAAGCCGATATGAAGAATTGTTCTTAGAACTTCGCCATAAATACCCCGAAAAAATAGCTACAGTTATTGGTTATAATGCTGAATTGGCTAATAAAATTTATGCTGGTAGCGATATGTTTTTGATGCCTTCGCTATTTGAACCATGTGGCCTTGGACAACTAATAGCTCTAAGATATGGAACTATACCAATTGTTAGAGAAACTGGTGGTCTTAATGATACAGTTAAAGCATATAATGAATTTACGGGAGAAGGAAATGGTTTTTCATTTACTCATTATAATGCACATGATATGATGTATACTATTAGAAGAGCAATAAAATTTTATAACGATAAAAAAGTATGGAATACTCTTGTAGAAAGAGCATTATCTGGAGATTATTCATGGAATGCTTCTGCAAAAGAATATGAAGATTTATATAAATCATTAATTTAA